A single region of the Vicia villosa cultivar HV-30 ecotype Madison, WI linkage group LG4, Vvil1.0, whole genome shotgun sequence genome encodes:
- the LOC131595724 gene encoding protein MOS2: MKKLSFSFPSSKSSSKSNNSVKPSQTFGEDSSTNPQHLQKHLITEFDPSNLQTLDPNPKTLIPPIQNQWRPYKKMKNLDLPLTDSHSSHSLTFEPDTTSISDQAESDKSSYGLNLRSANSENKLQQVDGDAPRLRVPIEVNMMQKFKEDMERLPEDQGFDEFKDVSVDGFGAALLGGYGWKEGMGIGKNAKEDVKVVEVKRRTAKEGLGFVADLPPPTSKKGERNGKVESEKRKKEEKVVRIVRGRDVGLKASVVGRIGDDVLVLKVSGSSEEVKVRVEDVAELGSVEEDRCLRKLKDLNKVKDREEERGSRSKHRRDEVKERRVDGNHGGKEEKGKKQVPWLTSHIRVRVVSRSFKGGRFYLKKGEVLDVIGPTTCDISMDESREIIQGVSQDMLETAIPRRGGPVLVLHGKHKGAFGSLVERDLDREIGIVRDADTHQMLNVKLEHMAEYIGDPSLLGH, translated from the coding sequence ATGAAGAAACTTTCTTTCTCCTTCCCTTCTTCAAAATCTTCATCCAAGTCAAACAATTCCGTCAAACCCTCCCAAACCTTCGGCGAAGATTCTTCCACCAATCCACAACATCTTCAAAAACACTTAATCACCGAATTCGACCCTTCCAATCTCCAAACCCTAGACCCAAatcccaaaaccctaattcccccAATTCAAAACCAATGGCGTCCCTACAAAAAGATGAAGAATCTCGATCTTCCCTTAACCGATTCGCACTCCTCCCATTCCCTCACTTTCGAACCGGATACCACTTCGATCTCCGATCAAGCTGAATCTGACAAGTCATCTTACGGGCTTAATCTCCGTTCCGCGAATTCCGAAAACAAGTTACAGCAAGTTGACGGTGATGCTCCGCGGCTCCGGGTTCCGATTGAGGTTAACATGATGCAGAAGTTTAAGGAGGATATGGAGAGGCTTCCGGAAGATCAGGGGTTTGATGAGTTTAAGGATGTTTCGGTGGATGGTTTTGGTGCGGCGCTTTTGGGTGGGTATGGATGGAAAGAAGGAATGGGGATTGGGAAGAATGCTAAGGAGGATGTTAAAGTTGTTGAGGTTAAGAGGAGGACTGCTAAGGAAGGTTTGGGTTTTGTTGCGGATTTGCCTCCTCCTACTTCGAAGAAAGGCGAAAGGAATGGGAAGGTGGAGagtgagaagaggaagaaggaggAGAAAGTTGTGAGAATTGTCCGAGGTAGAGATGTTGGATTGAAGGCTAGTGTTGTTGGTAGAATTGGGGATGATGTTCTTGTTTTGAAGGTTTCGGGGAGTAGTGAGGAAGTTAAGGTTAGGGTAGAAGATGTTGCTGAATTGGGTTCTGTTGAAGAAGATAGGTGTTTGAGAAAGTTGAAGGATTTGAACAAGGTTAAAGACCGTGAGGAGGAAAGAGGGTCTCGTAGTAAGCATCGGAGGGATGAGGTGAAAGAGAGGAGAGTGGATGGTAATCATGGTGGTAAGGAAGAGAAGGGGAAGAAACAGGTTCCTTGGCTTACAAGTCACATTCGGGTTAGGGTGGTTAGTCGAAGTTTTAAAGGGGGGAGATTTTATTTGAAGAAGGGTGAGGTTTTGGATGTTATTGGACCTACTACTTGTGACATATCTATGGATGAGAGTAGGGAGATTATTCAAGGGGTGTCTCAAGATATGCTTGAGACGGCTATTCCTCGACGAGGGGGGCCTGTTCTTGTATTGCATGGGAAACATAAGGGTGCCTTTGGGAGTCTTGTTGAGAGGGATTTGGATAGGGAGATTGGTATTGTTAGGGATGCTGATACCCATCAGATGCTCAATGTCAAACTTGAACATATGGCAGAGTATATAGGGGACCCAAGCTTATTGGGACATTGA
- the LOC131598203 gene encoding lysine-specific demethylase JMJ13-like, producing the protein MGATNVIKYKRSKVRRKSLVTRKLSKLDFDEMNWTNMIPECPIYHPSEQEFQNPLVYLQKIAPEASKYGICKIVSPVTASNSADIVITKEKKDFKFETIVQPLRLSKWNEKDMITFSKRGRKYTYHEFEALANKAFSNRFGSSGDLSSSSVEKAFWYEMIHGEKGTVEYGVNIEGSAFSCDPDDRLGTSKFNLKKLARLPQSPLRLVDKGIPGVTDPMLYIGMLFSMFAWHVEDHYLYSINYHHSGGNKTWYGVPSYAAFEFEKTVLNHVYCNKVLTEHGENGAFQFISHKTTMFPPNVLLQNDVPVYKALQKPGEFVVTFPKSYHAGFSHGFNCGEAVNFAIGDWFPLGAAASKRYAHLKMLPIIPYEELLCKEAMLIYKSSKVRRSKKKLEDMPSSYRAIVLSFLQLMQFYRTSLSRLNSSRNVLSSSNTLLASLTCSICHRDCYVAYLLCKKCYSYPICLFHDVLPQTCLCGRKYTVFKRNDMLELEHAAKSFQQKKECIDALSLASIFSYNDIYEFTKDLKNNNWHEEKRATRGINSLGAVSKRKRRVADNINSS; encoded by the exons ATGGGTGCAACAAATGTTATCAAATACAAAAGAAGCAAAGTTAGAAGAAAAAGTTTGGTCACTCGAAAATTGAGTAAACTTGATTTTGATGAGATGAATTGGACAAACATGATTCCGGAATGTCCTATATATCATCCATCTGAACAAGAATTTCAGAATCCTTTGGTTTATCTACAGAAAATTGCTCCTGAGGCTTCTAAATATG GTATATGCAAAATTGTTTCACCAGTTACTGCTTCTAATTCAGCCGATATTGTCATAACGAAAGAGAAAAAGGACTTCAAGTTTGAAACGATTGTGCAGCCTCTTCGTCTTTCGAAATGGAATGAGAAGGATATGATAACTTTTTCTAAAAGAGGAAG AAAATATACGTATCATGAATTCGAGGCGCTGGCAAACAAGGCGTTTTCGAATAGATTTGGCAGTTCGGGAGATCTTTCTTCGTCGAGTGTCGAAAAAGCGTTCTGGTACGAAATGATACATGGAGAGAAAGGAACTGTTGAGTATGGTGTTAACATTGAGGGTAGTGCCTTTTCATGTGATCCTGATGATAGGCTTGGAACAAGCAAATTCAATTTGAag AAATTGGCGCGGCTACCGCAGTCACCGTTGCGTTTAGTTGACAAAGGAATTCCA ggagtAACTGATCCAATGCTTTACATTGGGATGTTGTTCAGTATGTTTGCATGGCATGTAGAAGATCACTATTTGTATAG TATAAATTATCATCACTCTGGTGGAAACAAAACTTGGTATGGTGTTCCTAGTTATGCAgcctttgaatttgaaaagacTGTTTTGAACCATGTGTATTGCAACAAAGTGTTAACAGAACATGGAGAGAATGGTGCATTCCAATTTATATCGCATAAAACAACGATGTTCCCTCCGAATGTCTTGTTGCAAAACGATGTTCCGGTTTATAAGGCTCTGCAGAAGCCAGGAGAGTTTGTCGTCACCTTTCCTAAATCATATCATGCTGGATTTAGTCACG GTTTTAATTGTGGAGAAGCTGTAAACTTTGCTATTGGTGATTGGTTTCCACTAGGGGCTGCGGCTAGCAAGCGTTACGCCCATCTCAAAATGCTACCGATAATTCCTTATGAAGAACTTCTTTGTAAAGAGGCAATGCTTATCTACAAGTCCTCAAAAGTCAGAAGGTCCAAGAAAAAACTTGAAGACATGCCGTCGTCCTATCGTGCTATTGTACTGTCTTTCTTGCAACTTATGCAATTTTACAGGACTTCGCTATCGCGGTTGAACAGTTCGAGAAATGTGTTGAGCTCTTCAAATACATTATTAGCCTCTCTGACATGCAGCATCTGCCATAGGGATTGTTATGTAGCTTACTTGTTGTGCAAGAAATGCTATTCCTATCCAATTTGCCTTTTCCATG ATGTTTTGCCACAAACTTGCTTATGTGGGAGAAAATATACTGTTTTTAAGAGGAATGACATGTTGGAATTGGAACATGCTGCCAAAAGTTTTCAACAGAAAAAAGAATGCATCGACGCGTTATCTTTAGCAAGTATATTCTCCTACAATGACATATATGAATTCACCAAAGATCTCAAG AATAATAACTGGCATGAAGAAAAGAGGGCTACAAGAGGTATTAACTCTCTAGGGGCAGTATCGAAACGGAAAAGACGAGTTGCGGATAACATTAATTCGTCGTAG